Proteins found in one Streptococcus criceti HS-6 genomic segment:
- the gpsB gene encoding cell division regulator GpsB, whose translation MASIIFSPKDIYEQDFKTSMRGYDKNEVDEFLDDVIKDYETYASQIAALRKENEKLKADAKKAAAQPASVTPSYGSDGLRTASVASAQASNIDLLKRVSRLEKEVFGKQLMD comes from the coding sequence ATGGCAAGTATTATTTTTAGTCCTAAGGACATTTATGAACAAGATTTTAAAACCAGTATGCGCGGCTATGACAAGAATGAAGTTGATGAATTTTTAGATGATGTCATCAAGGACTATGAGACTTATGCGTCTCAAATTGCAGCTTTGCGCAAGGAAAATGAAAAGTTAAAAGCTGATGCTAAAAAAGCTGCGGCTCAGCCTGCTAGTGTGACCCCATCGTACGGCAGTGATGGTCTTCGCACGGCTAGTGTGGCCTCGGCACAAGCTAGTAATATTGATCTTTTGAAGCGCGTTAGCCGCCTTGAAAAGGAAGTTTTCGGGAAACAATTGATGGACTAG
- a CDS encoding ribonuclease Y: protein MLDIILAIVAILIGLGIGYGAMVAKTKADREAAELALLNAEQEAVTIREKAQDDAVHIKKTAELDMKAERKELLLEAKEDARKYREEVDKEFKSEKQELKQMETRLTERASSLDRKDENLSSKEKTLDSKEQSLSDKSKHIDEREAKIAQLEEEKQAELQRVANMTIAEARDVILTETENDLSQDIASRIKDADDEVKRTVDKRAKNLLAQAMQRLAGDYVTEQTITTVHLPDDSMKGRIIGREGRNIRTLESLTGIDIIIDDTPEVVVLSGFDPIRREIARMTLEALIQDGRIHPARIEELVEKNRQEIDNRIREAGEAAAYEIGAPNLHPDLIKIMGRLQYRTSYGQNVLRHSVEVGKLAGILAGEVGENVALARRAGFLHDMGKALDRDIEGSHVEIGTEFARKYREHPVVVNTIASHHGDVEPESVIAVLVAAADALSSARPGARNESIENYIKRLRDLEDIASGFEGVQNSFALQAGREIRIMVQPQKISDDQVTILAHKVRKKIEDNLDYPGNIKVTVIRELRAIDYAK from the coding sequence ATGCTAGATATTATTTTAGCGATTGTTGCTATCCTCATTGGTTTAGGTATTGGTTATGGAGCCATGGTTGCTAAGACAAAAGCTGACCGTGAAGCTGCAGAACTAGCGCTTTTAAATGCCGAGCAAGAAGCTGTTACGATCCGTGAAAAAGCTCAAGATGACGCTGTTCATATTAAAAAAACAGCAGAATTGGATATGAAGGCTGAACGCAAGGAGCTACTTCTTGAGGCTAAGGAAGACGCCAGAAAATATCGTGAAGAAGTTGATAAAGAATTTAAGTCTGAAAAACAAGAGTTGAAGCAAATGGAGACTCGTTTGACTGAGCGTGCTTCAAGTCTTGATCGTAAAGATGAAAATTTATCAAGCAAGGAAAAAACACTTGATAGTAAAGAACAAAGTCTTTCTGATAAATCTAAACACATTGATGAGCGAGAAGCTAAGATCGCACAATTAGAAGAAGAAAAACAGGCTGAGTTGCAACGAGTTGCCAATATGACCATTGCTGAGGCGCGTGATGTCATTTTGACGGAGACTGAAAATGATCTGAGTCAGGATATTGCCAGTCGGATTAAAGATGCTGATGATGAGGTCAAGCGGACAGTGGATAAAAGGGCTAAAAACTTATTAGCTCAGGCCATGCAACGCTTGGCTGGTGATTATGTCACTGAGCAGACCATTACGACAGTTCATCTGCCAGATGACAGTATGAAAGGGCGGATTATTGGACGCGAAGGTCGTAATATTCGGACTCTGGAAAGTCTAACTGGTATTGATATTATTATTGATGATACCCCAGAAGTTGTTGTTCTTTCTGGTTTTGATCCTATCCGCCGCGAGATTGCTCGTATGACTCTGGAGGCCTTGATTCAGGATGGACGCATTCATCCAGCTCGTATAGAGGAATTGGTTGAAAAGAACCGGCAGGAGATTGACAATCGTATCCGTGAGGCTGGTGAAGCGGCTGCTTATGAGATTGGTGCTCCTAATTTGCATCCTGACTTGATTAAAATTATGGGACGCTTACAGTACCGAACATCTTATGGACAAAATGTTCTGCGCCATTCGGTCGAGGTTGGTAAGCTGGCTGGTATTTTAGCTGGTGAAGTCGGTGAAAATGTTGCATTGGCTCGTAGGGCAGGTTTTCTCCATGATATGGGGAAGGCGCTTGATCGGGATATTGAAGGCAGTCACGTCGAAATTGGAACAGAATTTGCGCGTAAATACAGGGAGCACCCTGTGGTGGTTAATACGATTGCCAGCCACCATGGTGATGTAGAGCCAGAGAGCGTCATTGCTGTTCTGGTTGCTGCAGCTGACGCGCTCAGTTCAGCGCGTCCAGGAGCTCGGAATGAATCTATTGAGAACTATATCAAGCGTTTGCGCGATCTAGAAGATATTGCGTCCGGATTCGAGGGGGTTCAAAATAGTTTTGCTCTGCAGGCAGGACGTGAGATTCGTATTATGGTTCAGCCTCAGAAAATTTCTGATGATCAGGTAACTATTTTGGCTCACAAAGTTCGTAAAAAAATTGAGGATAATTTGGATTACCCCGGCAATATCAAGGTAACAGTTATCCGTGAACTGCGTGCCATTGATTATGCCAAATAA
- a CDS encoding cell division site-positioning protein MapZ family protein gives MAKENENGKLDFEEAKDMTVQEALQKHKEIEAGVTDDDGVLDKYIKQHRDQVAAEKYESQTSDFENIDTSSLDSFIQKQREELAHQGVLSKEEPEVQEQNQASETMATEQKDPEFLDETRVFAPAKEGVRAVDKTAEDDQSINDEDYLVEPEEKSDEVEDFLPEEEPSKKKKVGIVAGLVAILVVIVGTGFGLNYWNKQSTTTVSSGASAKGKDDGKTDYKAFQKSYKSFFIDDKQTQLKNSQFSQLINLNKTLKKLDGTTYYKDAKSDYSSLNKQITAIKTVNKLFDKDIIVDGKLAADAKAKKEADFDKLTDDTLKTGNSTLDKLIQEAIKKGKEQQKADQTSASSSSSQSSSAPADNGGQNTNAGSSSTPAIPSGGNIRQSGITSYDPSILQRDRSRVPYNADAVKDVNNAAWIFGDGILEKVVSTSQSRGYFSGDDYILEPVNIVNGHGYYNMYKSDGTYLFSVNAQTGYFVGNASGNSDNLDF, from the coding sequence ATGGCTAAGGAAAATGAAAATGGGAAGCTGGATTTTGAAGAAGCCAAGGATATGACGGTTCAAGAAGCTCTTCAAAAACACAAGGAAATTGAAGCCGGTGTTACTGATGATGATGGTGTCCTCGATAAGTATATTAAGCAGCACCGTGATCAAGTGGCAGCTGAAAAGTATGAGTCACAGACGTCTGATTTTGAGAATATTGACACGTCATCTTTGGATAGTTTTATTCAAAAGCAGAGAGAAGAGTTGGCTCATCAGGGGGTGCTATCTAAAGAGGAGCCGGAAGTTCAGGAGCAAAATCAGGCTTCTGAGACAATGGCTACCGAACAAAAGGACCCAGAATTCCTAGATGAAACCCGTGTCTTTGCCCCTGCTAAAGAAGGGGTGAGAGCAGTGGATAAGACTGCTGAGGATGACCAGTCCATCAATGATGAAGATTATCTGGTTGAACCAGAGGAAAAGTCAGATGAGGTTGAGGATTTCTTACCAGAAGAAGAGCCCTCTAAAAAGAAAAAAGTAGGAATTGTAGCAGGCTTAGTAGCTATTCTAGTGGTCATTGTCGGGACTGGCTTTGGCTTGAATTATTGGAATAAGCAGTCAACGACAACGGTATCTTCTGGGGCTAGTGCCAAAGGTAAGGATGATGGCAAAACCGATTATAAAGCCTTTCAAAAGTCATATAAGTCCTTCTTTATTGATGATAAACAGACTCAGTTGAAAAATAGTCAGTTCAGCCAGCTGATTAATCTCAACAAGACTCTGAAAAAACTTGATGGTACGACTTATTATAAGGATGCTAAGTCAGATTATAGCAGCCTGAATAAACAGATTACAGCGATCAAGACAGTCAATAAACTTTTTGACAAGGATATAATTGTTGATGGAAAGTTGGCTGCTGATGCCAAGGCCAAGAAGGAGGCAGACTTTGATAAACTGACTGATGATACCCTCAAAACTGGCAACAGCACACTTGATAAATTGATTCAAGAAGCTATCAAAAAGGGGAAGGAGCAGCAAAAAGCTGATCAAACTTCTGCTTCCAGTTCATCTAGTCAATCTAGTTCTGCTCCAGCTGATAATGGTGGTCAAAATACCAATGCTGGTTCATCTAGTACTCCAGCCATTCCTTCTGGTGGCAATATCCGTCAGTCTGGTATTACCAGCTATGATCCTTCCATTCTTCAACGAGATCGGAGTCGTGTCCCTTACAATGCGGATGCGGTTAAGGATGTCAATAATGCCGCTTGGATTTTTGGTGATGGTATCTTAGAAAAGGTTGTCTCGACGTCACAATCACGTGGGTATTTCTCAGGTGATGACTATATTTTGGAACCAGTTAATATCGTCAATGGTCACGGCTACTACAACATGTATAAGTCAGATGGCACCTATCTCTTTTCTGTAAATGCTCAAACGGGCTACTTTGTTGGGAATGCTTCTGGCAATTCAGATAATCTTGATTTTTAA
- a CDS encoding THUMP domain-containing class I SAM-dependent RNA methyltransferase, which produces MKQTFNLIATAAAGLEAVVGREIKDLGIERQVENGRVRFQGDITTVAQTNLWLRAADRIKIVVGEFPARTFEELFQGVFALDWENYLPLGAKFPVAKAKCVRSKLHNEPSVQAITKKAIVKKLQSYFHRPEGVPLQETGAEFRIEISIHKNQAMVMIDTTGESLFKRGYRTDKGGAPIKENMAAAIIMLSNWYPDKPFIDPTCGSGTFCIEAAMIGMNIAPGFNRDFAFEAWPWVDKELVEAVREEADSKANYDIELDIMGTDIDSRMIEVAKNNALEAGLADVIKLKQMRLQDLKTDKINGVIISNPPYGERLLDDKAVDILYNEMGQTFAPLRTWSKFILTSDENFEQKYGTVADKKRKLYNGTLRVDLYQYFGQRVKRSEM; this is translated from the coding sequence ATGAAGCAAACATTTAATTTAATAGCAACAGCGGCAGCAGGACTCGAAGCAGTAGTTGGCCGTGAAATTAAAGATTTGGGAATTGAGCGCCAGGTTGAAAATGGCCGGGTTCGTTTTCAAGGAGATATCACAACCGTAGCTCAGACGAATCTCTGGTTGCGGGCAGCAGATCGTATTAAGATTGTGGTTGGAGAATTTCCAGCCCGGACCTTTGAGGAACTTTTTCAAGGAGTCTTTGCCCTGGATTGGGAAAACTACCTGCCTTTGGGGGCTAAGTTTCCAGTGGCCAAGGCCAAGTGTGTCCGTTCCAAGCTCCATAATGAGCCCAGTGTTCAGGCTATTACCAAAAAAGCCATCGTTAAAAAATTGCAGAGCTATTTCCATCGTCCTGAAGGGGTTCCTTTGCAAGAAACTGGGGCTGAATTTAGGATAGAGATATCGATTCATAAGAATCAGGCCATGGTCATGATTGATACAACAGGGGAAAGTCTTTTTAAACGGGGCTACCGAACTGATAAGGGCGGAGCTCCTATCAAAGAAAATATGGCAGCGGCTATCATTATGCTGTCCAACTGGTATCCTGATAAACCTTTTATCGATCCAACCTGTGGGTCAGGTACCTTCTGTATTGAAGCGGCTATGATTGGCATGAATATTGCACCAGGATTTAATCGGGATTTTGCCTTTGAAGCTTGGCCCTGGGTTGATAAAGAGCTGGTTGAGGCTGTCCGTGAGGAAGCAGACAGCAAAGCTAACTACGATATAGAATTGGATATTATGGGGACAGATATTGACTCCCGCATGATTGAAGTTGCTAAAAATAACGCCTTAGAAGCTGGACTTGCAGATGTTATCAAATTGAAACAAATGCGCTTGCAAGACTTGAAAACGGATAAAATCAACGGCGTTATCATTTCTAATCCTCCTTATGGAGAGCGATTGCTTGATGACAAAGCGGTTGACATTCTGTATAATGAAATGGGTCAGACCTTTGCTCCACTGAGGACTTGGAGTAAGTTTATTTTGACTAGTGATGAAAATTTTGAACAAAAGTATGGGACAGTCGCTGATAAGAAACGCAAGCTCTATAACGGAACCTTGCGGGTTGATTTGTATCAATATTTTGGTCAGCGGGTTAAGCGATCAGAAATGTAG
- a CDS encoding SLOG family protein, with amino-acid sequence MTSILVTGYRNFELGIFKDDDPKIGIIKKAIKRAILQYCDQGLEWLIFTGNLGFEFWTFEVAEELKSEYQFQTAVIFPFQTHGQNWKESNQEKLARFKQADFVKYSYESYQNPSQFRIYNQFLIDNTDGAYVFYDSEAETNLKYFIKQMTSNNHYFVDFLTFENLNEILEEDEW; translated from the coding sequence ATGACCTCAATTCTTGTAACGGGTTACCGTAATTTTGAACTGGGAATTTTTAAAGATGATGACCCTAAAATTGGGATTATCAAAAAAGCTATCAAACGGGCCATTTTACAATATTGTGATCAAGGTTTGGAATGGCTCATTTTTACAGGAAATCTGGGTTTTGAATTCTGGACTTTTGAAGTTGCTGAAGAGCTGAAGTCAGAATATCAGTTTCAAACGGCAGTGATTTTTCCTTTTCAAACGCATGGTCAAAATTGGAAGGAAAGCAATCAAGAAAAGCTGGCTCGTTTTAAGCAGGCTGATTTTGTGAAATATTCCTATGAGAGCTATCAAAATCCTAGCCAATTTAGAATTTACAATCAATTTTTGATTGATAATACTGATGGCGCCTATGTTTTTTATGATTCTGAAGCTGAAACGAACTTGAAATATTTTATCAAGCAAATGACCTCAAATAATCATTATTTTGTAGACTTCTTAACTTTCGAAAATTTAAATGAAATTTTGGAAGAGGATGAGTGGTAA
- the pepC gene encoding aminopeptidase C, whose protein sequence is MSKIETRFTDKLYADYQANPKLRAVENAVTHAGLLKSLENRKASQNNDFAYSIDLTKDEVANQKQSGRCWMFAALNTFRHKLIADFKLENFELSQAHTFFWDKYEKSNWFLEQIIATADQELGSRKVKFLLDVPQQDGGQWDMVVALFEKYGVVPKSVYPESISSSNSRELNQYLNKLLRQDAQILRELIAAGADDSSVQAKKEELLQEIFNFLAVNLGLPPRRFDFAYRDKDDNYHKDSDITPQEFYQEYVGLKLYDYVSIINAPTADKPYGKSYTVELLGNVVGSRQVRYLNLDMKRFKELAIAQMKAGETVWFGSDVGQSSNRQSGVMAANLYDFATALDINLKQDKAGRLDYSESLMTHAMVLTGVDLDAEGQPIKWKVENSWGEKVGQDGYFVATDSWMDEYTYQIVVRKELLTQEELAAYQAEPKVLAPWDPMGALASK, encoded by the coding sequence ATGTCGAAAATTGAAACACGTTTTACTGACAAACTATATGCAGACTACCAGGCCAACCCTAAGCTGAGAGCTGTTGAAAATGCTGTGACTCATGCTGGACTGCTTAAGTCTTTAGAAAATCGCAAGGCTAGTCAAAACAATGATTTTGCCTACTCCATTGATTTAACCAAGGATGAGGTTGCCAATCAAAAACAATCCGGTCGTTGCTGGATGTTTGCGGCTCTCAATACCTTCCGTCATAAATTAATTGCAGACTTTAAGTTGGAGAATTTTGAGCTCTCTCAAGCTCATACCTTCTTCTGGGATAAGTATGAAAAATCTAACTGGTTCTTAGAGCAAATTATTGCGACAGCTGACCAAGAGTTAGGTAGCCGCAAGGTTAAATTCTTGCTTGATGTTCCGCAACAAGATGGGGGCCAATGGGACATGGTCGTGGCTCTCTTTGAAAAGTACGGAGTCGTACCTAAATCAGTTTATCCAGAATCTATTTCATCTAGCAATAGTCGGGAACTTAATCAATATCTTAATAAGTTGCTCCGTCAAGATGCTCAAATCTTGCGGGAATTAATTGCTGCTGGTGCTGATGACAGCTCTGTCCAAGCTAAGAAGGAGGAGCTCTTGCAAGAAATCTTTAATTTCTTAGCTGTTAATCTTGGTCTGCCACCGCGTCGGTTTGATTTTGCCTATCGCGATAAGGATGATAATTACCATAAGGATAGTGATATTACACCGCAGGAATTTTACCAAGAGTATGTTGGCCTCAAGCTGTATGATTATGTATCTATCATCAATGCTCCGACAGCGGATAAGCCCTATGGTAAGTCTTACACAGTTGAGCTTTTAGGGAATGTAGTTGGCAGTCGCCAAGTTCGCTACCTCAACCTAGATATGAAACGCTTTAAGGAATTGGCTATCGCTCAAATGAAGGCTGGTGAAACAGTTTGGTTTGGTTCAGATGTGGGGCAATCCAGCAACCGTCAATCTGGCGTTATGGCTGCTAATCTTTACGATTTTGCGACAGCTCTTGATATCAACCTTAAGCAGGATAAAGCTGGTCGGTTGGATTACAGCGAAAGCCTGATGACTCATGCCATGGTTCTCACTGGTGTTGATTTGGATGCTGAGGGTCAACCTATTAAATGGAAGGTTGAAAATTCTTGGGGAGAAAAGGTTGGTCAGGATGGTTACTTCGTTGCAACTGACAGTTGGATGGACGAATATACCTATCAAATTGTTGTCCGTAAAGAGTTACTAACTCAAGAAGAGCTGGCAGCCTATCAAGCAGAACCGAAAGTTTTGGCTCCTTGGGATCCAATGGGAGCTTTGGCTAGTAAATAA
- the recU gene encoding Holliday junction resolvase RecU: MVNYPHNLVRKPFPKVRQQKKKTDFANRGMSFEAAINQTNEYYLAHQMAVIHKKPTPVQIVKVDYPRRSRAKIVEAYFRQASTTDYSGVYKGHYIDFEAKETRQKTAMPMKNFHAHQVEHMEQVLKQDGICFVLLHFSSLKETYLLPARALIDFYQIDNGSKSMPLHYIRKKGIIIKESAFPQVPYLDIIDYHFLNGSKDL; the protein is encoded by the coding sequence ATGGTTAACTATCCACATAACCTTGTTCGTAAGCCATTTCCAAAAGTAAGGCAGCAAAAGAAAAAAACTGATTTTGCCAATCGGGGAATGTCTTTCGAAGCAGCTATCAACCAGACCAATGAATACTATTTGGCCCATCAGATGGCTGTCATTCACAAGAAACCGACCCCTGTTCAGATTGTCAAGGTTGATTATCCCAGACGGAGTCGGGCAAAAATAGTAGAAGCCTACTTTCGTCAAGCCTCCACAACAGATTATTCTGGTGTTTATAAGGGGCATTATATTGACTTTGAGGCTAAGGAGACCCGCCAAAAAACAGCCATGCCCATGAAAAATTTTCATGCCCATCAGGTTGAACACATGGAACAGGTGCTCAAGCAGGACGGCATTTGCTTTGTCCTATTGCATTTTTCTAGCTTGAAAGAAACTTATCTCCTACCAGCGAGGGCTCTGATAGATTTTTATCAGATTGATAATGGCAGCAAGTCCATGCCCCTTCATTATATCAGAAAAAAGGGTATTATAATCAAGGAAAGTGCCTTTCCTCAGGTACCTTATTTAGACATTATCGACTACCATTTTTTGAACGGAAGTAAAGACTTATGA
- a CDS encoding S-ribosylhomocysteine lyase, whose product MPKDVVVESFELDHTIVKAPYVRLISEEQGPVGDTITNFDLRLVQPNENAIDTAGLHTIEHLLAKLIRQRIDGLIDCSPFGCRTGFHMIFWGKQNPTEIAKAVKSSLEEIANSITWNDVPGTTIESCGNYKDHSLHSAKEWAKLILSQGISDNAFERHIV is encoded by the coding sequence ATGCCAAAAGATGTTGTTGTAGAAAGTTTTGAACTGGATCATACCATAGTCAAAGCACCTTACGTCCGCTTAATTTCTGAAGAACAAGGCCCTGTCGGAGACACCATCACCAACTTCGACCTTCGTTTAGTTCAGCCTAACGAAAATGCTATTGATACAGCAGGTTTGCACACTATCGAGCACCTGCTAGCTAAACTTATCCGTCAGCGTATTGATGGCCTCATCGACTGCTCTCCTTTTGGCTGCCGCACAGGCTTTCATATGATTTTCTGGGGCAAGCAAAACCCGACAGAAATCGCTAAAGCCGTGAAATCCAGTCTGGAAGAAATCGCTAATAGCATTACCTGGAACGATGTCCCAGGAACAACTATCGAATCCTGTGGAAATTATAAAGATCACAGTTTGCATTCAGCTAAAGAATGGGCCAAGCTTATCCTTTCCCAAGGAATTTCCGATAATGCTTTTGAGCGGCACATCGTTTAA
- the pbp1a gene encoding penicillin-binding protein PBP1A, which produces MKNFNFKFPDLKGIGNNLSDRIKSIGKSEGEHGRKLTPKQKSWKFFKYFLGIIASLAIVGIIAGGLLFAYYASSAPSLSERQLVATNSSILYDKNGSEIADLGAEKRISAKTDSIPVNLVNAITAIEDHRFYKHRGIDIYRIIGAAWHNMTRTSTQGGSTLDQQLIKLAYFSTNNSDKTLKRKAQEAWLSIQMEKKYSKEEIMTFYVNKVYMGNGYYGMQTAAKGYYGKSLTDLSIPQLALLAGLPNAPTLYDPYTNPEQAKKRRDTVLSEMYKVGNIDKKTYDSAIATDVGDGLIPQTEKSSYDAYLDNYIKEVVNQVSEKTHADVYSAGLKVYTNVDSTAQQRLYDIVNSDDYVAYPDDKMQIATTVIDVTNGNVVAQIGARHQDAAVSMGSNQAVLTDRDWGSTMKPITDYAPAIENGVYNSTGASISDSPYNFPGTSTPVYDWDRKYMGTMSIQTAIQQSRNIPAVKSLYAVGLDKAQSFLSGLGINYPELQYSNAISSNTSSSDQKYGASSEKMAAAYAAFANGGTYYEPLYINKIEFSNGKDQTFSSNGSQAMSPETAYMMVDMMKTVLQAGTGTKAAVPGAINAGKTGTSNYSDDELAQVEADTGLYNASVGTMAPDESFVGITPMYSMAVWTGYKSRFTPVYGTGLDVAAEVYQAMSSFLFQTYGSGSTDWTMPDGVYRSGGYVAKSGYSNNYSYSTSSSSYGYSSSSDSQTQSSSSSSDNSSSSSSQTDQNNSDSDDNDSE; this is translated from the coding sequence ATGAAAAATTTTAATTTTAAATTTCCAGATTTGAAGGGCATTGGGAATAATTTATCCGACCGAATCAAATCAATTGGAAAAAGTGAAGGCGAACATGGACGCAAATTAACACCTAAGCAGAAGTCTTGGAAATTCTTCAAGTACTTTCTAGGCATTATCGCCTCCTTAGCAATCGTTGGGATCATCGCCGGCGGCTTGCTGTTCGCTTATTATGCCAGCAGCGCACCTAGCCTGTCTGAAAGACAGCTGGTTGCTACTAACTCAAGTATTCTCTACGATAAGAATGGCAGTGAAATTGCTGACTTGGGGGCAGAAAAACGGATCAGTGCTAAAACCGATTCAATTCCTGTTAATCTGGTTAATGCTATTACAGCTATTGAGGACCATCGCTTCTATAAACACCGTGGGATTGATATCTATCGGATTATCGGTGCGGCCTGGCACAACATGACCCGTACCAGCACCCAAGGGGGATCCACACTTGACCAACAATTGATTAAACTGGCTTACTTCTCCACTAACAATTCCGATAAAACTCTTAAACGGAAGGCTCAAGAGGCATGGCTGTCAATCCAGATGGAAAAGAAGTACAGCAAAGAAGAAATCATGACCTTCTACGTCAATAAAGTTTATATGGGGAATGGTTATTATGGAATGCAAACTGCAGCCAAGGGCTACTATGGCAAGAGCCTCACTGACTTATCCATTCCTCAGCTGGCTCTCCTTGCAGGGCTGCCAAATGCTCCGACTCTCTATGACCCTTACACCAATCCTGAACAAGCCAAGAAACGGCGGGATACCGTCCTTTCTGAAATGTATAAGGTGGGAAACATCGATAAGAAAACTTATGATTCTGCTATCGCCACTGATGTTGGAGATGGGTTGATTCCGCAGACCGAAAAATCAAGCTATGATGCCTACCTTGATAATTATATTAAGGAAGTTGTCAATCAGGTTTCGGAAAAGACCCATGCAGATGTCTACAGCGCAGGACTCAAAGTTTACACAAATGTTGACTCGACTGCCCAACAGCGTCTTTACGATATCGTCAACTCTGATGATTACGTCGCTTACCCTGATGACAAAATGCAGATTGCAACAACTGTCATTGATGTTACTAATGGTAATGTCGTTGCTCAAATCGGTGCCCGGCACCAAGATGCAGCTGTTTCGATGGGATCCAATCAGGCCGTCCTAACCGACCGTGACTGGGGTTCAACCATGAAACCAATCACGGATTATGCGCCAGCCATCGAAAATGGTGTTTACAACTCAACTGGTGCAAGTATTTCCGATAGCCCTTACAACTTCCCTGGAACATCGACACCAGTTTACGACTGGGATAGAAAATACATGGGAACCATGTCTATCCAAACCGCTATCCAGCAATCACGGAATATTCCAGCAGTTAAGTCCCTCTATGCAGTCGGTCTAGATAAGGCCCAATCCTTCTTGAGCGGGTTGGGGATTAACTATCCTGAACTACAATACTCCAATGCGATCTCAAGTAATACTAGCAGTTCTGATCAAAAATATGGAGCCAGCTCTGAAAAAATGGCTGCTGCTTACGCTGCTTTTGCCAACGGCGGTACCTATTATGAGCCGCTCTATATCAATAAAATTGAGTTTAGCAATGGTAAAGACCAAACCTTCTCATCGAATGGCTCACAAGCTATGTCACCTGAAACAGCCTACATGATGGTCGATATGATGAAGACCGTTCTACAAGCTGGTACAGGTACCAAAGCTGCTGTGCCCGGTGCTATCAATGCTGGTAAGACTGGTACTTCCAACTACTCCGATGATGAGTTGGCACAGGTCGAGGCTGATACCGGTCTCTACAATGCCTCTGTCGGAACCATGGCTCCTGATGAATCCTTCGTTGGAATCACGCCGATGTACTCTATGGCAGTTTGGACTGGTTACAAGAGCCGTTTCACGCCTGTCTATGGTACAGGTCTTGATGTCGCAGCAGAAGTTTATCAAGCTATGAGTTCCTTCCTCTTCCAAACTTATGGCAGCGGTTCTACAGATTGGACAATGCCTGATGGGGTCTATCGTAGCGGTGGCTATGTTGCCAAGAGTGGTTATAGTAACAACTACAGTTACAGTACATCGTCATCATCCTATGGCTACAGCAGCAGTTCTGATTCTCAAACGCAAAGTTCCAGCAGTAGTTCTGATAATAGTAGCTCATCGAGCAGTCAAACTGACCAAAATAATAGCGACAGTGATGATAATGATAGTGAATAG